One genomic region from Accipiter gentilis chromosome Z, bAccGen1.1, whole genome shotgun sequence encodes:
- the DHX29 gene encoding ATP-dependent RNA helicase DHX29 isoform X1: MGGRNKKQRAGSAARTASAATAAARARAAAEAGAAAAEAGSRAAPRPPPASKEPRVKQGPKTYSFSSTTDSSAAANLDKSVLKVMINGNLEKRIIDVINDHKNQNDDKGMISRRLTAKKLQDVYMALQRFSFKTDHIEEAMKNTLLYGGDLHSALDWLCLNLPDDALPEGFSQQFEEQQQKPRAKFCSPVSQHEPPPHSVDNKKKENGPETKEMNGGKEKEVSMKEWILRYAEQQSDEEKNESVKESDEEKFDPNERYVHLAAKLSEEKDQASISKQDKDKQGQKVAQEKIRRIQQEMAVLEEHPVFNPAIKISNQQQNEKKKTPLPQPQETTLNLSLLEKPDGAAKEDKVKKKEPLDIRNFDYSARSWTGKSPKQFLIDWCRKNFPKSPNPAFEKVPVGKYWKCRVRITKSSDDVMAMCPTIVTEDSMQAQHLAATLALYHLTKGQSVHQLLPPTYRDVWLEWRDIEKKKEEENKIETNKPRDNFIARLLNKLKQQQQIQSENQPKVSEGPEDSWENLVSDEEFSSLSLETSDTDDLEPSRILFKKLQSSSRYQRLLKERQELPVFKHRYSIVETLKKHRVVVVAGETGSGKSTQVPHFLLEDLLLDEGSNKCNIVCTQPRRISAVSLATRVCEELGCESGPGGKNSLCGYQIRMESRTGEATRLLYCTTGVLLRKLQEDGLLSSISHVIVDEVHERSVQSDFLLVILKEILHKRSDLHLILMSATVDSEKFSSYFSHCPILRISGRSYPVEIFHVEDVIEATGYVLEKDSEYCQKFLEEEEEEVRINVTGKGGGTTKYQEYVPIQSGSGIDLAPYYAKYSSRTQQAIFYMNPYKINLELILELLAYLDRSPQFKNIEGAVLIFLPGLAHIQQLYDLISTDRRFNLRDRHRLIALHSVLSTQDQAAAFTIPPLGIRKIVLATNIAETGITIPDVVFVIDTGRTKENRYHESSQMSSLEETFVSKASALQRQGRAGRVRDGFCFRMYTRDRFESFMEYSVPEILRVPLEELCLHIMKCNLGSPEDFLSRALDPPQQQVIGNAMNLLRKIGACLLNEPKLTPLGQHLAALPVNVKIGKMLIFGAIFGCLDPVATLAAVMTEKSPFTTPIGRKDEADLAKSSLAMAVSDHITIYNAYLGWKRARQEGGYRAEMTYCRRNFLNRTSLLTLEDVKQELIRVVRAAGFTAPTMQCGWDGNGATQSLSLHEIALLKAVLTAGLYDNVGKIMYTKSVDITEKLACMVETAQGKAQVHPSSVNRDLQTYGWLLYQEKVRYAKVYLRETTLISPFPILLFGGDIEVQHRERLLTVDGWIHFQAPVKIAVIFKQLRVLIDSVLKKKLENPKMSLEDDKVLHIIKELIKTENGN; this comes from the exons atGGGCGGCCGCAACAAGAAGCAgcgggcgggcagcgcggcccgTACCGcctccgccgccaccgccgctgccCGGGCTCGAGCGGCTGCCGaggccggcgccgccgccgcggaggcaggcagccgagccgcgccgcggccgccgcccgcctctAAGGAGCCGCGCGTCAAGCAAG GTCCAAAAACTTACAGTTTTAGTTCAACAACAGATTCCAGTGCTGCTGCAAATCTTGATAAATCTGTTCTTAAG GTAATGATAAATGGTAATTTGGAGAAAAGGATTATTGATGTAATCAATGACCATAAAAACCAAAATGATGACAAAGGGATGATTTCCAGAAGACTTACTGCTAAGAAACTACAG GATGTATATATGGCTTTACAAAGGTTCTCTTTTAAGACTGACCACATTGAAGAAGCAATGAAAAATACACTTCTGTATGGTGGTGATCTTCACTCTGCTCTTGATTGGCTTTGTTTAAACCTTCCTGATG atgcCTTGCCTGAAGGTTTTAGCCAGCAgtttgaagaacagcaacagaagCCTAGAGCAAAATTTTGTTCTCCTGTGTCACAACATGAACCTCCACCTCACTCGGTagataacaaaaagaaagaaaatggcccTGAAACTAAG GAGAtgaatggggggaaggagaaagaagtgaGTATGAAGGAATGGATTTTGCGATATGCCGAGCAACAAAGTGATGAAGAGAAGAATGAGTCTGTGAAAGAGTCAGATGAAGAAAAGTTTGACCCA AATGAGAGGTATGTACATCTGGCTGCcaagctttcagaagaaaaagaccaAGCAAGCATCTCCAAGCAAGACAAAGACAAGCAAGGCCAGAAGGTAGCACAGGAGAAAATAAGAAGAATTCAGCAAG AAATGGCAGTACTTGAAGAACATCCGGTATTTAATCCGGCAATAAAGATTTCAAACCAACAGCAAAATGAGAAGAAGAAAACTCCCTTACCTCAGCCTCAAGAAACCACTTTGAATTTGAGCCTGCTTGAAAAACCAGATGGTGCTGCAAAGGAAGACAAAG tgaaaaagaaagagCCGCTAGATATAAGAAATTTTGATTATAGTGCTCGAAGCTGGACCGGTAAATCTCCAAAACAATTTTTGATTGACTGGTGCAGGAAGAATTTTCCCAAGAGCCCAAATCCTGCTTTTGAAAAGGTTCCAGTTGGAAAATATTGGAAATGTAG GGTCAGGATTACCAAATCGTCAGATGATGTAATGGCAATGTGTCCTACAATTGTAACAGAAGATAGTATGCAAGCGCAACATCTAGCTGCTACTTTGGCGCTCTATCATTTAACCAAAGGGCAG TCAGTTCATCAGTTACTGCCTCCTACCTACCGAGATGTCTGGCTGGAATGGAGggatattgaaaagaaaaaggaagaagaaaacaagatagaAACCAACAAACCTCGTGATAACTTTATTGCTAGGTTATTAAACAAactcaaacaacaacaacagataCAGTCTGAAAACCAACCAAAAGTATCTGAGGGTCCTGAAGATTCCTGGGAAAATTTAGTTTCTGATGAGGAGTTCAGCAGTCTCTCCCTTGAGACCTCAGACACAGATGATTTGGAACCTTCAAGGATTTTGTTCAAAAAGCTGCAAAGTTCCTCCAGATACCAGAGGCTTCTGAAAGAGAGACAGGAGTTACCTGTGTTTAAGCACAGATACTCGATTGTAGAAACTCTTAAAAAACATAGAGTAGTTGTTGTGGCTGGTGAAACAGGCAGTGGGAAGAGTACCCAGGTGCCCCATTTCCTGTTAGAAGACTTGTTGCTAGATGAAGGATCAAATAAATGTAATATTGTTTGCACACAACCCCGAAGAATCTCAGCAGTGAGTTTGGCAACCAGGGTTTGTGAAGAGCTAGGCTGCGAATCAGGACCAGGAGGAAAA aattcccTATGTGGATATCAGATTCGTATGGAATCAAGAACAGGAGAAGCCACCAGGCTACTGTACTGTACAACAGGTGTCCTGCTTCGGAAACTTCAAGAAGATGGTCTTCTTTCAAGTATATCTCATGTTATTGTAGATGAG GTACATGAAAGAAGTGTCCAGTCTGATTTCCTCCTAGTTATTCTGAAGGAGATCTTGCATAAGCGTTCAGACCTGCATCTGATTTTAATGAGTGCTACTGTAGACAGTGAGAAGTTTTCCAGCTATTTCTCACACTGTCCCATTTTAAGGATCTCAGGGAGGAGTTACCCTGTTGAG ATTTTCCATGTTGAAGATGTAATTGAAGCAACTGGCTATGTTCTGGAGAAAGACTCAGAATATTGTCAGAAGttcttggaggaggaggaggaggaagtaagAATAAATGTTACTGGCAAAGGAGGAGGCACTACAAAGTATCAG GAGTATGTCCCAATCCAGTCTGGATCTGGTATTGATTTGGCTCCTTACTATGCAAAGTATAGCAGTCGTACACAGCAGGCTATCTTCTATATGAATCCTTACAAGATCAACCTTGAACTTATTTTGGAGTTGCTTGCATACTTAG ATAGAAGTCCTCAGTTCAAGAACATTGAGGGTGCTGTGCTGATCTTTTTACCAGGCCTTGCTCATATCCAACAGCTGTATGATCTCATTTCAACTGACAGAAGATTCAACTTGCGTGACAG GCACAGGTTGATAGCTTTGCATTCTGTTCTGTCAACTCAAGATCAAGCAGCTGCATTTACAATACCTCCCCTTGGTATCAGAAAG ATTGTTTTGGCAACCAATATAGCAGAGACGGGTATTACAATACCAGATGTTGTCTTTGTAATTGATActgggagaacaaaagaaaatag GTATCACGAAAGTAGTCAGATGAGTTCCCTGGAGGAGACCTTTGTTAGTAAAGCTAGTGCTCTGCAGCGACAAGGAAGAGCTGGGCGTGTTAGGGATGGATTCTGCTTCCGAATGTACACAAGAGACAG GTTTGAAAGTTTCATGGAATACTCTGTTCCAGAAATATTGCGTGTGCCTTTGGAGGAATTATGCCTTCATATTATG AAATGCAATCTTGGCTCTCCTGAAGATTTCCTTTCCAGAGCATTAGACCCACCACAGCAGCAAGTGATTGGTAATGCAATGAACCTGTTGAGGAAGATTGGGGCTTGTCTGTTAAATGAGCCCAAGCTGACTCCATTAGGCCAGCACCTCGCAGCCCTTCCTGTCAATGTAAAGATTGGCAAAATGCTTATATTTGGTGCTATATTCGGCTGCTTGGATCCTGTg GCAACTCTGGCTGCTGTTATGACAGAAAAATCCCCATTTACTACACCAATTGGTCGAAAAGATGAAGCAGATCTTGCAAAGTCGTCTCTAGCAATGGCAGTGTCAGACCATATAACAATCTACAATGCTTATCTGGG gtggAAACGGGCTCGACAAGAAGGGGGGTACCGTGCTGAAATGACTTATTGCAGAAGAAATTTCCTTAATAGGACTTCACTGTTAACTCTGGAG GATGTGAAGCAAGAACTCATAAGGGTGGTCAGAGCAGCAGGCTTCACAGCACCTACAATGCAATGTGGATGGGATGGAAATGGAGCCACACAATCCCTTTCTCTCCATGAAATAGCTCTTCTTAAAGCTGTGTTGACTGCAGGGCTGTATGACAACGTAGGAAAAATAATGTATACAAAATCTGTGGATATTACGGAGAAGCTGGCTTGTATGGTAGAAACAGCTCAGGGTAAAGCACAAGTGCATCCCTCCTCTGTAAATCGAGACTTGCAGACATACGGATGGCTCCTTTACCAGGAGAAG GTGAGGTACGCTAAGGTATATTTGAGAGAGACTACTTTAATATCCCCCTTTCCTATTTTGCTTTTTGGTGGGGATATAGAAGTCCAGCATCGGGAGCGCCTCCTGACAGTTGATGGCTGGATCCATTTTCAG GCTCCTGTAAAGATAGCAGTAATTTTCAAACAGCTGAGAGTTCTCATTGattctgttttaaagaagaaGCTTGAAAATCCTAAAATGTCACTTGAAG ATGACAAGGTCTTACACATCATCAAAGAACTGATAAAAACAGAGAATGGTAACTGA
- the DHX29 gene encoding ATP-dependent RNA helicase DHX29 isoform X2, whose protein sequence is MAVLEEHPVFNPAIKISNQQQNEKKKTPLPQPQETTLNLSLLEKPDGAAKEDKVKKKEPLDIRNFDYSARSWTGKSPKQFLIDWCRKNFPKSPNPAFEKVPVGKYWKCRVRITKSSDDVMAMCPTIVTEDSMQAQHLAATLALYHLTKGQSVHQLLPPTYRDVWLEWRDIEKKKEEENKIETNKPRDNFIARLLNKLKQQQQIQSENQPKVSEGPEDSWENLVSDEEFSSLSLETSDTDDLEPSRILFKKLQSSSRYQRLLKERQELPVFKHRYSIVETLKKHRVVVVAGETGSGKSTQVPHFLLEDLLLDEGSNKCNIVCTQPRRISAVSLATRVCEELGCESGPGGKNSLCGYQIRMESRTGEATRLLYCTTGVLLRKLQEDGLLSSISHVIVDEVHERSVQSDFLLVILKEILHKRSDLHLILMSATVDSEKFSSYFSHCPILRISGRSYPVEIFHVEDVIEATGYVLEKDSEYCQKFLEEEEEEVRINVTGKGGGTTKYQEYVPIQSGSGIDLAPYYAKYSSRTQQAIFYMNPYKINLELILELLAYLDRSPQFKNIEGAVLIFLPGLAHIQQLYDLISTDRRFNLRDRHRLIALHSVLSTQDQAAAFTIPPLGIRKIVLATNIAETGITIPDVVFVIDTGRTKENRYHESSQMSSLEETFVSKASALQRQGRAGRVRDGFCFRMYTRDRFESFMEYSVPEILRVPLEELCLHIMKCNLGSPEDFLSRALDPPQQQVIGNAMNLLRKIGACLLNEPKLTPLGQHLAALPVNVKIGKMLIFGAIFGCLDPVATLAAVMTEKSPFTTPIGRKDEADLAKSSLAMAVSDHITIYNAYLGWKRARQEGGYRAEMTYCRRNFLNRTSLLTLEDVKQELIRVVRAAGFTAPTMQCGWDGNGATQSLSLHEIALLKAVLTAGLYDNVGKIMYTKSVDITEKLACMVETAQGKAQVHPSSVNRDLQTYGWLLYQEKVRYAKVYLRETTLISPFPILLFGGDIEVQHRERLLTVDGWIHFQAPVKIAVIFKQLRVLIDSVLKKKLENPKMSLEDDKVLHIIKELIKTENGN, encoded by the exons ATGGCAGTACTTGAAGAACATCCGGTATTTAATCCGGCAATAAAGATTTCAAACCAACAGCAAAATGAGAAGAAGAAAACTCCCTTACCTCAGCCTCAAGAAACCACTTTGAATTTGAGCCTGCTTGAAAAACCAGATGGTGCTGCAAAGGAAGACAAAG tgaaaaagaaagagCCGCTAGATATAAGAAATTTTGATTATAGTGCTCGAAGCTGGACCGGTAAATCTCCAAAACAATTTTTGATTGACTGGTGCAGGAAGAATTTTCCCAAGAGCCCAAATCCTGCTTTTGAAAAGGTTCCAGTTGGAAAATATTGGAAATGTAG GGTCAGGATTACCAAATCGTCAGATGATGTAATGGCAATGTGTCCTACAATTGTAACAGAAGATAGTATGCAAGCGCAACATCTAGCTGCTACTTTGGCGCTCTATCATTTAACCAAAGGGCAG TCAGTTCATCAGTTACTGCCTCCTACCTACCGAGATGTCTGGCTGGAATGGAGggatattgaaaagaaaaaggaagaagaaaacaagatagaAACCAACAAACCTCGTGATAACTTTATTGCTAGGTTATTAAACAAactcaaacaacaacaacagataCAGTCTGAAAACCAACCAAAAGTATCTGAGGGTCCTGAAGATTCCTGGGAAAATTTAGTTTCTGATGAGGAGTTCAGCAGTCTCTCCCTTGAGACCTCAGACACAGATGATTTGGAACCTTCAAGGATTTTGTTCAAAAAGCTGCAAAGTTCCTCCAGATACCAGAGGCTTCTGAAAGAGAGACAGGAGTTACCTGTGTTTAAGCACAGATACTCGATTGTAGAAACTCTTAAAAAACATAGAGTAGTTGTTGTGGCTGGTGAAACAGGCAGTGGGAAGAGTACCCAGGTGCCCCATTTCCTGTTAGAAGACTTGTTGCTAGATGAAGGATCAAATAAATGTAATATTGTTTGCACACAACCCCGAAGAATCTCAGCAGTGAGTTTGGCAACCAGGGTTTGTGAAGAGCTAGGCTGCGAATCAGGACCAGGAGGAAAA aattcccTATGTGGATATCAGATTCGTATGGAATCAAGAACAGGAGAAGCCACCAGGCTACTGTACTGTACAACAGGTGTCCTGCTTCGGAAACTTCAAGAAGATGGTCTTCTTTCAAGTATATCTCATGTTATTGTAGATGAG GTACATGAAAGAAGTGTCCAGTCTGATTTCCTCCTAGTTATTCTGAAGGAGATCTTGCATAAGCGTTCAGACCTGCATCTGATTTTAATGAGTGCTACTGTAGACAGTGAGAAGTTTTCCAGCTATTTCTCACACTGTCCCATTTTAAGGATCTCAGGGAGGAGTTACCCTGTTGAG ATTTTCCATGTTGAAGATGTAATTGAAGCAACTGGCTATGTTCTGGAGAAAGACTCAGAATATTGTCAGAAGttcttggaggaggaggaggaggaagtaagAATAAATGTTACTGGCAAAGGAGGAGGCACTACAAAGTATCAG GAGTATGTCCCAATCCAGTCTGGATCTGGTATTGATTTGGCTCCTTACTATGCAAAGTATAGCAGTCGTACACAGCAGGCTATCTTCTATATGAATCCTTACAAGATCAACCTTGAACTTATTTTGGAGTTGCTTGCATACTTAG ATAGAAGTCCTCAGTTCAAGAACATTGAGGGTGCTGTGCTGATCTTTTTACCAGGCCTTGCTCATATCCAACAGCTGTATGATCTCATTTCAACTGACAGAAGATTCAACTTGCGTGACAG GCACAGGTTGATAGCTTTGCATTCTGTTCTGTCAACTCAAGATCAAGCAGCTGCATTTACAATACCTCCCCTTGGTATCAGAAAG ATTGTTTTGGCAACCAATATAGCAGAGACGGGTATTACAATACCAGATGTTGTCTTTGTAATTGATActgggagaacaaaagaaaatag GTATCACGAAAGTAGTCAGATGAGTTCCCTGGAGGAGACCTTTGTTAGTAAAGCTAGTGCTCTGCAGCGACAAGGAAGAGCTGGGCGTGTTAGGGATGGATTCTGCTTCCGAATGTACACAAGAGACAG GTTTGAAAGTTTCATGGAATACTCTGTTCCAGAAATATTGCGTGTGCCTTTGGAGGAATTATGCCTTCATATTATG AAATGCAATCTTGGCTCTCCTGAAGATTTCCTTTCCAGAGCATTAGACCCACCACAGCAGCAAGTGATTGGTAATGCAATGAACCTGTTGAGGAAGATTGGGGCTTGTCTGTTAAATGAGCCCAAGCTGACTCCATTAGGCCAGCACCTCGCAGCCCTTCCTGTCAATGTAAAGATTGGCAAAATGCTTATATTTGGTGCTATATTCGGCTGCTTGGATCCTGTg GCAACTCTGGCTGCTGTTATGACAGAAAAATCCCCATTTACTACACCAATTGGTCGAAAAGATGAAGCAGATCTTGCAAAGTCGTCTCTAGCAATGGCAGTGTCAGACCATATAACAATCTACAATGCTTATCTGGG gtggAAACGGGCTCGACAAGAAGGGGGGTACCGTGCTGAAATGACTTATTGCAGAAGAAATTTCCTTAATAGGACTTCACTGTTAACTCTGGAG GATGTGAAGCAAGAACTCATAAGGGTGGTCAGAGCAGCAGGCTTCACAGCACCTACAATGCAATGTGGATGGGATGGAAATGGAGCCACACAATCCCTTTCTCTCCATGAAATAGCTCTTCTTAAAGCTGTGTTGACTGCAGGGCTGTATGACAACGTAGGAAAAATAATGTATACAAAATCTGTGGATATTACGGAGAAGCTGGCTTGTATGGTAGAAACAGCTCAGGGTAAAGCACAAGTGCATCCCTCCTCTGTAAATCGAGACTTGCAGACATACGGATGGCTCCTTTACCAGGAGAAG GTGAGGTACGCTAAGGTATATTTGAGAGAGACTACTTTAATATCCCCCTTTCCTATTTTGCTTTTTGGTGGGGATATAGAAGTCCAGCATCGGGAGCGCCTCCTGACAGTTGATGGCTGGATCCATTTTCAG GCTCCTGTAAAGATAGCAGTAATTTTCAAACAGCTGAGAGTTCTCATTGattctgttttaaagaagaaGCTTGAAAATCCTAAAATGTCACTTGAAG ATGACAAGGTCTTACACATCATCAAAGAACTGATAAAAACAGAGAATGGTAACTGA
- the DHX29 gene encoding ATP-dependent RNA helicase DHX29 isoform X3 — MVRITKSSDDVMAMCPTIVTEDSMQAQHLAATLALYHLTKGQSVHQLLPPTYRDVWLEWRDIEKKKEEENKIETNKPRDNFIARLLNKLKQQQQIQSENQPKVSEGPEDSWENLVSDEEFSSLSLETSDTDDLEPSRILFKKLQSSSRYQRLLKERQELPVFKHRYSIVETLKKHRVVVVAGETGSGKSTQVPHFLLEDLLLDEGSNKCNIVCTQPRRISAVSLATRVCEELGCESGPGGKNSLCGYQIRMESRTGEATRLLYCTTGVLLRKLQEDGLLSSISHVIVDEVHERSVQSDFLLVILKEILHKRSDLHLILMSATVDSEKFSSYFSHCPILRISGRSYPVEIFHVEDVIEATGYVLEKDSEYCQKFLEEEEEEVRINVTGKGGGTTKYQEYVPIQSGSGIDLAPYYAKYSSRTQQAIFYMNPYKINLELILELLAYLDRSPQFKNIEGAVLIFLPGLAHIQQLYDLISTDRRFNLRDRHRLIALHSVLSTQDQAAAFTIPPLGIRKIVLATNIAETGITIPDVVFVIDTGRTKENRYHESSQMSSLEETFVSKASALQRQGRAGRVRDGFCFRMYTRDRFESFMEYSVPEILRVPLEELCLHIMKCNLGSPEDFLSRALDPPQQQVIGNAMNLLRKIGACLLNEPKLTPLGQHLAALPVNVKIGKMLIFGAIFGCLDPVATLAAVMTEKSPFTTPIGRKDEADLAKSSLAMAVSDHITIYNAYLGWKRARQEGGYRAEMTYCRRNFLNRTSLLTLEDVKQELIRVVRAAGFTAPTMQCGWDGNGATQSLSLHEIALLKAVLTAGLYDNVGKIMYTKSVDITEKLACMVETAQGKAQVHPSSVNRDLQTYGWLLYQEKVRYAKVYLRETTLISPFPILLFGGDIEVQHRERLLTVDGWIHFQAPVKIAVIFKQLRVLIDSVLKKKLENPKMSLEDDKVLHIIKELIKTENGN; from the exons AT GGTCAGGATTACCAAATCGTCAGATGATGTAATGGCAATGTGTCCTACAATTGTAACAGAAGATAGTATGCAAGCGCAACATCTAGCTGCTACTTTGGCGCTCTATCATTTAACCAAAGGGCAG TCAGTTCATCAGTTACTGCCTCCTACCTACCGAGATGTCTGGCTGGAATGGAGggatattgaaaagaaaaaggaagaagaaaacaagatagaAACCAACAAACCTCGTGATAACTTTATTGCTAGGTTATTAAACAAactcaaacaacaacaacagataCAGTCTGAAAACCAACCAAAAGTATCTGAGGGTCCTGAAGATTCCTGGGAAAATTTAGTTTCTGATGAGGAGTTCAGCAGTCTCTCCCTTGAGACCTCAGACACAGATGATTTGGAACCTTCAAGGATTTTGTTCAAAAAGCTGCAAAGTTCCTCCAGATACCAGAGGCTTCTGAAAGAGAGACAGGAGTTACCTGTGTTTAAGCACAGATACTCGATTGTAGAAACTCTTAAAAAACATAGAGTAGTTGTTGTGGCTGGTGAAACAGGCAGTGGGAAGAGTACCCAGGTGCCCCATTTCCTGTTAGAAGACTTGTTGCTAGATGAAGGATCAAATAAATGTAATATTGTTTGCACACAACCCCGAAGAATCTCAGCAGTGAGTTTGGCAACCAGGGTTTGTGAAGAGCTAGGCTGCGAATCAGGACCAGGAGGAAAA aattcccTATGTGGATATCAGATTCGTATGGAATCAAGAACAGGAGAAGCCACCAGGCTACTGTACTGTACAACAGGTGTCCTGCTTCGGAAACTTCAAGAAGATGGTCTTCTTTCAAGTATATCTCATGTTATTGTAGATGAG GTACATGAAAGAAGTGTCCAGTCTGATTTCCTCCTAGTTATTCTGAAGGAGATCTTGCATAAGCGTTCAGACCTGCATCTGATTTTAATGAGTGCTACTGTAGACAGTGAGAAGTTTTCCAGCTATTTCTCACACTGTCCCATTTTAAGGATCTCAGGGAGGAGTTACCCTGTTGAG ATTTTCCATGTTGAAGATGTAATTGAAGCAACTGGCTATGTTCTGGAGAAAGACTCAGAATATTGTCAGAAGttcttggaggaggaggaggaggaagtaagAATAAATGTTACTGGCAAAGGAGGAGGCACTACAAAGTATCAG GAGTATGTCCCAATCCAGTCTGGATCTGGTATTGATTTGGCTCCTTACTATGCAAAGTATAGCAGTCGTACACAGCAGGCTATCTTCTATATGAATCCTTACAAGATCAACCTTGAACTTATTTTGGAGTTGCTTGCATACTTAG ATAGAAGTCCTCAGTTCAAGAACATTGAGGGTGCTGTGCTGATCTTTTTACCAGGCCTTGCTCATATCCAACAGCTGTATGATCTCATTTCAACTGACAGAAGATTCAACTTGCGTGACAG GCACAGGTTGATAGCTTTGCATTCTGTTCTGTCAACTCAAGATCAAGCAGCTGCATTTACAATACCTCCCCTTGGTATCAGAAAG ATTGTTTTGGCAACCAATATAGCAGAGACGGGTATTACAATACCAGATGTTGTCTTTGTAATTGATActgggagaacaaaagaaaatag GTATCACGAAAGTAGTCAGATGAGTTCCCTGGAGGAGACCTTTGTTAGTAAAGCTAGTGCTCTGCAGCGACAAGGAAGAGCTGGGCGTGTTAGGGATGGATTCTGCTTCCGAATGTACACAAGAGACAG GTTTGAAAGTTTCATGGAATACTCTGTTCCAGAAATATTGCGTGTGCCTTTGGAGGAATTATGCCTTCATATTATG AAATGCAATCTTGGCTCTCCTGAAGATTTCCTTTCCAGAGCATTAGACCCACCACAGCAGCAAGTGATTGGTAATGCAATGAACCTGTTGAGGAAGATTGGGGCTTGTCTGTTAAATGAGCCCAAGCTGACTCCATTAGGCCAGCACCTCGCAGCCCTTCCTGTCAATGTAAAGATTGGCAAAATGCTTATATTTGGTGCTATATTCGGCTGCTTGGATCCTGTg GCAACTCTGGCTGCTGTTATGACAGAAAAATCCCCATTTACTACACCAATTGGTCGAAAAGATGAAGCAGATCTTGCAAAGTCGTCTCTAGCAATGGCAGTGTCAGACCATATAACAATCTACAATGCTTATCTGGG gtggAAACGGGCTCGACAAGAAGGGGGGTACCGTGCTGAAATGACTTATTGCAGAAGAAATTTCCTTAATAGGACTTCACTGTTAACTCTGGAG GATGTGAAGCAAGAACTCATAAGGGTGGTCAGAGCAGCAGGCTTCACAGCACCTACAATGCAATGTGGATGGGATGGAAATGGAGCCACACAATCCCTTTCTCTCCATGAAATAGCTCTTCTTAAAGCTGTGTTGACTGCAGGGCTGTATGACAACGTAGGAAAAATAATGTATACAAAATCTGTGGATATTACGGAGAAGCTGGCTTGTATGGTAGAAACAGCTCAGGGTAAAGCACAAGTGCATCCCTCCTCTGTAAATCGAGACTTGCAGACATACGGATGGCTCCTTTACCAGGAGAAG GTGAGGTACGCTAAGGTATATTTGAGAGAGACTACTTTAATATCCCCCTTTCCTATTTTGCTTTTTGGTGGGGATATAGAAGTCCAGCATCGGGAGCGCCTCCTGACAGTTGATGGCTGGATCCATTTTCAG GCTCCTGTAAAGATAGCAGTAATTTTCAAACAGCTGAGAGTTCTCATTGattctgttttaaagaagaaGCTTGAAAATCCTAAAATGTCACTTGAAG ATGACAAGGTCTTACACATCATCAAAGAACTGATAAAAACAGAGAATGGTAACTGA